AGCAAATGGCGTCGAGTAATTTTTTGCGTGAAATTTCTGTATACTGCTTGGCATTGACAGGAGCGGTTACCAAGTCTCCATCTTCTGTCAGGATGAGGAGCGTATCTCCCACAGCGATCATCGATGCGTATCCGAAGTTGGGTACGGACCATTTCTCTTCTCCGGTGGAAAAGTTCCGGGCATACAAATCTGTGCCGCTATTTTTATGGGTGCCGTTTACGCCATAAAGCGTTCCGTCGATCAGCAATGAACCGGATAGGGAGTTCTTTAGTTTCCGGTCCTCCCATTGAGAGGATAAGCTGGACCCATCGAAGCCAAGGACCTCCGTTTTCATATCCGTGAAAATGTAGATGTCTTTCCCCTTATTGAAAACAGCCGGCGTGGTGGCGATCATAGTGTATTTGGATCGAACTTCGTGGCGTGCGATTTCATCTCCGTTCTTCGCATTCAGAATAGAGAGTCCGCTCGAATCCATACTAGCGATAAAATCCTTCCCTCCGTTGGTGAAAACAACGGGCGAGCCATAGCCTGGTTTGTATGCCGTCTCAGATGTCCAACTCGGCCGGCCGTTGTTTTTATCTAAAGCGACTGTCTTTCCAGCGCTGATAATTAAGTCACCCTGGTATTCAATGGGAGAACTTCCAAAACCCCACTTCGGAACCTCCATGCCTAAAATCTCGGTCAACTGAGTGCTCCACTTCACCTTCCCGGTTTTAGCATCCAATGATAGCACACGGCCATCCTTGCTGATGGTGTAAACGACATCGCCGCTAACCGTTACGGAGGCATTCGGGCCGCCTACATGCATGGCGGGGATTAATTGCCCCTGGTAGGAATGTTCCCACAGTTTCTGGCCGGTGGTGGCATTGAAGCAGAGAATGGTTTCTGTAGACTGGCCATCGTGCCCCATGGTGTAAGCCAGACCGTTCGCGCTGGTGACCGTGGAGTAACCAAGCCCCACGTCCTTTTGCCAGGCAATTTTCCAGTTATTCAGGTCCGGGTCAAAGTTGTCGGCAGCGGCAACGATATTATCGCCATTGGGGCCGAGCCAGTGAGGCCAATCCTCAGCCTGGAGAGTGAACGCGGTAACCGACAAACTAGCCAACAGGCCTGTGAGAAAGTGTTTTCTTAAAATCATAATATCGTTTAGGGTTTTAAAGTGGATGTGTTTTGCCGGCTAATATTCCCGTATTGTTTTGGAACTTCAATGCGAATTGCCATCTGACAATGCTTGGGGCTTGCTCCCGACCCAGGAGTATTGAAACACTATCGGTCTATGTGTTCCCCGAAAGCTATTTTCTCTGCATCCCTGATCCTTCTAAGTACCGGTGTTTTTAGTCTGGCTGCGCCCAATGTCATTTACATTTTGGCGGATGACTTAGGATTCAATGACCTGTCTTGCTACGGTCAGGAAACCTTGAAAACGCCGCATCTCGATCGTTTGGCCCAAAACGGTATTCGCTTCACCAGTCATTACTCCGGAGCAACGGTGTGTGCGCCTTCGCGCTATGTCCTGATGACCGGGAAGCACAATGGTCATGCGGGTATTCGCAACAATCGCATCAAAGCCATGGGCGAAGAAGAGTTCACAATCGCCGAACTGTTTAAAAAGGCGGGCTATCGAACGGCCTGTATCGGTAAGTGGGGTGTGGGTACTCCCCCCGACGATGACGATCCGCAGCGTGCCGGCTTTGATGAGTTCTACGGTTATTTGAACATGTTTCACGCTCACAACTACTGGCCGGAGTTTCTCATTCGAAACGGAGAGAAAGAAATGCTTCGCAATGAGGTGCCGGACTTTTTTGACGAGCCGACCAATTACATGCAGAATGCCTATTATCTGGAGGGTCGGGGAGTGGCTACAAAGAAAGTCGATTACGCGCCACAGCTTATTCAGGACGACGTGCTGCGATTTATTCGTGAGAATGAAAAGAATCCCTTCTTCCTCTATTATGCGTTGAATATCCCGCATGCTAACAACGAAGGTGGTAGTGGTTATACTGAGACAGGCGAACGCATCCGCGGAACTCAGTTTAACGGCATGGCAGTGCCCGATGTTGGAGGATTCGCAATGCAGGACTGGCCTATTCAAGAGCAAGGCTTTGCTCGCATGATTCAATACATTGACGATTGGGTGGGGGAGATCGTGGCTCTATTAGATGAATTAGACCTGACCGAAGATACGGTCGTTATGTTCTCTAGTGATAATGGTCCACACCATGAAGGTAACCATGATCACGAGTTTTTTGATTCGAACGGAGACTTCCGCAGTTACAAACGCGCGCTCTTTGATGGCGGTGTGCGAGTTCCTTTTATTGCATCCTGGCCTGGCACGATTCCCGTGGGCCAAGAAAGCGACTTGATGTCTGGTTTCCATGACATGATGCCCACGATGGCTGAACTGATCGGTACCGAATCACCGGATACTGATGGCATTTCCATCGTTCCGACCCTCACTGCAAACAGGGATGCCCAGAAGAGACATGAGTTTTTATACTGGGAGTTTCCGTCTTTGGATGGCAGGCAAGCACTGCTCTATTTAAACCAATGGAAGGCGATCCGGCACAACTTGTATGAAAACAAGCATGCTCCTGTTGAGTTGTACGATATCACTTGGGATGTGGGCGAGCAGACAGATGTTGCGGCGGCGCATCCAGGCTTGGCCAAGCAGCTTTTGGCCATGATGATGGAACAGCATACACCCTTTGACGAGACCTGGGACCTCACAACGGATTGAGAGTGAAACGATGCTGAAAATTGCAGTCATAACCGGTGGGCATCCCTTCGACCTTCCTTCCTTTCATCAACTCTTCCGGAAGATGGAAGGACTCGATGCCCATATCCAGCGCTTGGATGACTTCGGCACATCGCCGGATGAAATTCGCGATAGTTACGATGCCGTTGTGTTTTACACCATGGAGCAGTTGGTGGCTTATGAGGATACCTGGTTCAAGCGGGATCCACGACCGGCCATTGAGAGGCTCTTTGAACGAGGGCAAGGAGTCGTTGTGCTTCATCATTCGTTCTTTGCCTTACCCGATTGGTCGTTCTGGGATGAGGTGATTGGGTTAAAGAATCGCCAGTCGGATCCAGAGGCGGGGTTTGAATTTCACTTCGACGTAGAACAGTGCGTGGAGGTTCTTGATTCAGTTCATCCCATTCTGGCCGGAATCGAGTCCTTCGAGGCGATCGATGAAGGTTATCACATGCCTGATGAGGATGCCCAGGGGCATATGCTTCTGAAAGTGGATCATCCTAAGACTATTCGACCCACGGCTTGGACGCGTGAGGTTGGGAGCAGTCGTGTATTTTGTTTTCAATTGGGGCACGATGCTATCGGATGGAATCACTCGTCCTTCGAAACGATTCTTAGGCAGGGCATTCATTGGGTTGCCCATTCCTAGCTCTCTTTTTGTCATGAATCGATCACCCGAAAACGAACACTTTGGTTATAGCGATACACCTGTGTTTCCAGATTCTGGATACACGGTGCACGATGGCACCCGACCGCAGCCACCGGTGGTAACAGCAGATGGGAATGGCGCACCCTCTGACGCTACTGTTCTTTTTGACGGCACAAACCTGAATGCTTGGGAGTCCGTAAAGGAAGAGGGACCTGCTCAATGGAAACTAATTGAGGATGGTTCGATGGAAGTCGTACCTGGCACCGGAGACATTCAAACACTTAAATCTTTCGGCGACATTCAATTGCACCTCGAGTTTCGCTGTCCAACTGAGATTAAAGGTGAAGGGCAGGGCCG
This genomic stretch from Opitutia bacterium ISCC 52 harbors:
- a CDS encoding arylsulfatase, whose protein sequence is MCSPKAIFSASLILLSTGVFSLAAPNVIYILADDLGFNDLSCYGQETLKTPHLDRLAQNGIRFTSHYSGATVCAPSRYVLMTGKHNGHAGIRNNRIKAMGEEEFTIAELFKKAGYRTACIGKWGVGTPPDDDDPQRAGFDEFYGYLNMFHAHNYWPEFLIRNGEKEMLRNEVPDFFDEPTNYMQNAYYLEGRGVATKKVDYAPQLIQDDVLRFIRENEKNPFFLYYALNIPHANNEGGSGYTETGERIRGTQFNGMAVPDVGGFAMQDWPIQEQGFARMIQYIDDWVGEIVALLDELDLTEDTVVMFSSDNGPHHEGNHDHEFFDSNGDFRSYKRALFDGGVRVPFIASWPGTIPVGQESDLMSGFHDMMPTMAELIGTESPDTDGISIVPTLTANRDAQKRHEFLYWEFPSLDGRQALLYLNQWKAIRHNLYENKHAPVELYDITWDVGEQTDVAAAHPGLAKQLLAMMMEQHTPFDETWDLTTD
- a CDS encoding PQQ-binding-like beta-propeller repeat protein, which encodes MILRKHFLTGLLASLSVTAFTLQAEDWPHWLGPNGDNIVAAADNFDPDLNNWKIAWQKDVGLGYSTVTSANGLAYTMGHDGQSTETILCFNATTGQKLWEHSYQGQLIPAMHVGGPNASVTVSGDVVYTISKDGRVLSLDAKTGKVKWSTQLTEILGMEVPKWGFGSSPIEYQGDLIISAGKTVALDKNNGRPSWTSETAYKPGYGSPVVFTNGGKDFIASMDSSGLSILNAKNGDEIARHEVRSKYTMIATTPAVFNKGKDIYIFTDMKTEVLGFDGSSLSSQWEDRKLKNSLSGSLLIDGTLYGVNGTHKNSGTDLYARNFSTGEEKWSVPNFGYASMIAVGDTLLILTEDGDLVTAPVNAKQYTEISRKKLLDAICWTHPTYVDGRIYIRNEHGTLIALKKG
- a CDS encoding ThuA domain-containing protein is translated as MLKIAVITGGHPFDLPSFHQLFRKMEGLDAHIQRLDDFGTSPDEIRDSYDAVVFYTMEQLVAYEDTWFKRDPRPAIERLFERGQGVVVLHHSFFALPDWSFWDEVIGLKNRQSDPEAGFEFHFDVEQCVEVLDSVHPILAGIESFEAIDEGYHMPDEDAQGHMLLKVDHPKTIRPTAWTREVGSSRVFCFQLGHDAIGWNHSSFETILRQGIHWVAHS